The Lasioglossum baleicum chromosome 10, iyLasBale1, whole genome shotgun sequence genome contains the following window.
TGCACTAAACGCAATGATTATTCTCACTAAATGTCTCGCTTCTATACTCATTAGTACTAGGGATGGGATGAAGTTCTCAATTCAATGTTTGCAATGTTGAAATTACAATATTCTGAACGTTTTGCTAGCCTATTAAATGTTTTCATATCTCTTTGctcaaaaatatacattaattaGGGTAAAGCTACTAGTTATCATGACCCACCCGGTTATCGGATACAAAAcacactttttagaaattgatcaaaataaTATGAAGTACCTAGTATTCCTTTAAACGTATTACTTTAaaagtattacaataatttttgtttaagatatagaaaacattggttataaaaattatagaaaatgctAAGAAATTGTGACACACCAGAGGATAATAAACTATGATTTTACTGTGCTAtggcataaaaaaaattaattaacttcTTCTTGTGTCCGGTAAATAGTATCAGAACTTCGggttaaaatttcattaatatttcatttgctTTTGAACAAAATCGTCCAGAAATTCCATAAATTCCAGAATGCCTTGAAACTAATAAAAAAACTTTCAAGTCATCGCTAAATATCCGGTAACTGGATAGGCATACCAAAATTTATGGAAAATTATCACGAATACATTGAAATGAATAACGATTCGGCAGCATACTTTATCCCATCTCGAGTTAGCATATTAGTTTGCATGCGTAGAACGCCACCATGGTTCGCTTAGATGAAACAAATTAATTGTTGACGATGCTTTGAGGAATTATAAAATTCTAACATCTTATGTGCCCGCTGACTTACACCAAATCTATTTATCTGGAGGCAAGGTATTTAACTTCGAGTTCTAGTATTTCCATTTCCACATACCGTCTTTTGTGTGTCGTAATTAACATTAAAATCGCGCAAAATCGTGAAACAATGGTGCAATTATAGTAACGTTCGACTGTGCTTTTACAGACATTACCGCCGTTAGATTTCTCGTTCAACAAAGACTACGAGCCGGAGTTCAAGTTCTACGACACCGCGTTGCTCGAGGCTGTGAAGAGGAACAACGAGGATGTTCACAGTTTCTTTCGGCTGTTGGCGCTCTGTCACACCGTTATGCCTGAGGAAAAGAACGGCAAGCTAGAATATCAAGCGCAGTCGCCAGACGAAGCAGCCCTTGTGTCCGCTGCGAGAAACTTCggtttcgtgttcaaagaaagatcTCCGAACAGCATAACGATCGAGGTGATGGGCAACCGAGAAGTATACGAGCTGCTCTGTATCCTCGACTTTAATAACGTTAGGAAAAGAATGTCAGTGATCCTGAGAAGGGACGGACATCTTAGATTATACTGTAAAGGAGCTGATAATGTTATCTACGAACGGTTGAAAAAAGGAAGCGATGACATCATGGCGAAAACGTTAGATCATCTTAATAAATTCGCGGGCGAGGGCTTGAGAACATTGTGCCTTTCGGTCCGAGATCTGGACGAACAGTTCTTCAATGATTGGAAACAACGTCATCAAGAAGCTGCCCTCAGCCAAGAGAATAGGGACGACAAGTTGGATGCGATCTACGAGGAGATTGAGAAAGACATGACGTTGTTGGGCGCGACTGCCATTGAAGATAAGTTACAAGACGGTGTACCTCAAACTATTGCTAATTTAGGTCTTGCTGGTATCAAGATCTGGGTGTTAACTGGAGACAAGCAAGGTAAACATATAGATGATTACATTGGTGAACATTGCGTCTAACTGTTATGCAGTTTGTCCCACCTAAGGCTGAAGAactacactcccgtccataagtcaccgaacacttattcaaatttggatacAGACGATTTTTCGTTATTAAACGtgaacatgtaaatcaaatctgaccaaaatatcctatattttctaaattttaattctcgttcttatattttttaattttttttttcaagtttaaGTGGCGTAATTGTTTCCCAATTTCGCTTCTAgagctgtccataatcatcccacaatCTCTCAATCTCTTtcttccaacatttattcaaatagtgtatgtatatatttaatttttcattcaaactcgaagcttgtattctttaattaccattttgttgaagataaatAAGTGTCCagtgatttatggacgggagtgtatgtACTATTTCTGACAAAAAGTGTTTAATCACATAAATTGAATGTTCATGATGTAATGTGAAGATTCAGTTTTTTATGAACATTCTGAAAATGATAACAGCACGGTGGGACACTGTATAAGTGTACGGATATACCTGtacattgtaaacattcttaAAACGATACAGCATGGTGGGACACTAGAGACTTATATGACTTTATCTGTACACAGAAACCGCTATCAATATTGGCTACTCCTGCCAGTTGTTGACGGACGACCTTACAGATGTCTTTATAGTGGATGCTACTACTTACGACGGTGTAGAGAATCAATTGACACGATACTTGGAAACAATCAAAACAACTTCCAGCCATCAAAATCGACCGACACTCTCCGTTGTCACATTCAGGTGGGACAAGGAAAGGTCAGGCACATGAAAGAGACGGAGTACAACCATTAACCTTCTCCATACCTACTTTCTGACTAATTAACgcatttatttttcaaagtttctCTCTCGTATTGAATGTGGCATCATGTTCTGTGTAACGCTTTCTTTGTCTGGTTATGCCTACGAAGCAAATTTGTTCAGATTTAGTTCTCTATCACTTTGACATCATGATGTACTGAGAAGTCAGAATTTTCGGATCAATGAGATATGTATGATATGAAACTCCTCTCTCGTTTAGCCGTCAACTTTTCTAATCACGTTTCCACTATGAAATGTCGAGCGGCTACAATATTATTTGGCATGCATTTCACGAAACTGTATAAAGATGTCGATAGACTCTATCGAACCTTGTCTTTCATTTCATTCGATTTGCTATGCATATAATGATATACTTTTCAAGTCTACCGTGACACAGAGAAGcatatacttgcatgcaaaattGAAGATACgtttatctatatatatatatatatatattagggtggctcttatttactcttgtcaaacatttttgtcaaaatttcttttaccgCACTTCCCAaagttgttccaaataattcaAAACGTGATTCAAAGTTTGAGTGCCCACCGATAACGGGAAAACGTGTCCCAAAtggattaaacattaaaataattaatttaatgctcattttcgaatattttctaaactatttatctgtagatctggacagacTGGGTCTTTTATGTCTTATTACTTTGCTACGATAAAAGATAATGAAACcacacttcaattttcaaatttcagaaaaacctttttgattttgttttacgaaaaaaagtaacgaGACATAAAAGATACAGGTTTTGTTGTAAATAGttcagaagatattcgagaaaaatgattttatgagcattaaattaattGTCTTTGTTTGATCCATTTGATTTTTTTACATATTCGGAACAACTCTGGGGGTGCTGTAAGAGAAattcaaaagtcgaaaataagggCCACCCTAATATACATACGGAAATCAAGTTTCACCAAATATTCTCCATTTTTTGACAACTGAAAGATATTCGAACCATTTACCACATGCTTGTCGATTACTCTCTCTTTATAATGTAGATACTTCAGTATTAGTAGATTAGGTAACTAGTCTTCTTTCTTCTTAAATACTACAATCTTTCGTTTTGTACATTCTCAACGCCCCCCACGATTTTGTTTTTAACATTTATAGCCCAAACGAATAATGACAATTACCATGTGCTTGATACTCACTCCTTCTCTTTCTGTATGCTTAAAATTAATCTtagtaataatgataataacacGAAGAGTATGGTGCTCATGTCAcgttattatatacatatacatacatatatatatattgtagtcCATGATACAGTGCACTGTGTGTATTGTTTATAATTAATGCGCATCGTTTCTTACATCCAAGGAAGCAGTTCAAGTTCCCCTTTTTCTTATGCAAGTAAAACTTAAATATTTTACCACCTATACATATTGTACTTGACAGCAGTTGCATAATTCAATTCACTTTTGTAAAAAAAGATACCAAGATTCAACTTTATCAAATCGAAGTGTTGCGTAAATACAGAACAGCtatcatttaatattttcttttatattttccatataCAGCAGTGACACTGAATATAATCCTAGCAGAGACGAACAAGATGAACATGAAATGGAACAGGCCACAGGATTCGCTGTAGTTATCAACGGGCATTCCTTAGTTCATGCGTTACATCCACAACTGGAACAACTTTTTCTCGATGTGTCAAGCCAATGTAAGTGAATCAAAATATTTGTatacactaatattcggacactcttggaaagacgataacttttttaatattggaccttacgatttgaacttttttgaaaagttagagcaattaatttactgcatgatgcgaaaagaaattttttcgaaaattgcaaatattcAGTCCGAACTGCACTTGTGAACACATTGgtaggaaatattaaaaatgttattatgGCAAAATTTCAGGTAAAGCTGTGATATGTTGTCGCGTGACACCCTTACAAAAAGCAATGGTCGTCGAGTTAatcaagaaaaataaaaatgctgtGACCTTGGCGATTGGGGACGGTGCTAATGACGTTTCAATGATCAAGACAGCTCACATTGGCGTTGGCATCAGTGGTCAAGAAGGACTGCAAGCTGTGTTGGCATCCGACTATTCGATAGGACAATTTAGATTTCTGGAAAGACTGCTCCTCGTTCATGGTAGATGGTCGTACTATAGAATGAGCAAATTTCTTAGGTATTTTTTTTACAAGAACTTCGCGTTTACGCTATGCCACATCTGGTTTGCCTTTTTCTGCGGATTCAGCGCACAGGTACAGCCATCTCTTTATTTATTAGGCGTTTTGTCGATGTAGTATTACATCGAGTCATAAATAATTTCCGATGCAGCTAGGTAGAATCTGTTGTAAAAACGGAAATTATTTGTGACTAGACCTAATATATTATCACTAGACTatggatatttatgcaattttcaatttttctagcaaattttaaccctttgcactctgaggaatgttaactcgaaaattatatatttcttccgacttataacgtttccattctctatgatttaaaaaattttatggatatatgaaattgatataatacctaatgcaatacttaaatgtttacaatacatataatataatgtaaacaatattttgagtaacggtacagcaatttttaagctACATTAATTTTTAAGTACAGCAATTCCATCGAATTTAATATTctagtattttttgaaaatttctccagaagccataaatgcataaagatccgcagtctaattgtcactaaacctaccgagcattaAAATGTGTCTGACTTATGCTGTTGccctataaaaatgacaagattcaatccatttaatttcaatcatttcaaaTTACAAGATTTTCATCAtctcaataataataaaataaaatatataaaaccgaTCGTTTGACCGAtactggtaggtttagtgttaataaaacgAAATGATGATTGTAAGGCGAATGTGACTTACAAAATTCCTTTGTCGAGCGATCAGTTCCAAAGTCGAGTGTTGTGATATGAATTCTCTTTTTATTCTGATTTATCCTACGTTCCATTGAAACGTTCATTTGCAGATAATACTGTCATATTCTCATACATGTTTTTCTCTTTACAGACTGTATTCGATCCTATGTACATTTCTGTGTATAATCTCTTTTATACATCATTACCTGTAATGGCAGTTGGTATATTCGATCAAGACGTGAACGATAAGAACAGTTTGTTATATCCGAAACTCTACGCACCCGGATTACAAAATTTGCTTTTCAATAAGAAGGAATTTTGCTGGAGTGCCATACACGGTTTTTTTGCTAGCTGCGTGTTATTTTTGGTTCCATATGGTAggttcgaaatttttaattcagtCTCGGAGCGAATTATgtgaaataatgaaatattataatgtTCAGGGACATACAAGGATGGAGTATCACCAAAGGGCTATGTACTTTCTGATCATATGCTGCTAGGAAGTGTCGTAGCCACCATATTAGTCATAGTTGTGACCGTTCAAATAGCCCTTGATACATCGTATTGGACGATCGTTAATCATATTATGGTTTGGGGCTCGCTTATTTGGTATTTTATTTTAGACTATTTCTATAACTTCGTCATCGGCGGTAGTTACGTTGGAAGTCTTACTATGGTATGTAAACACTTCTAAACTCTCGAAAAAAACATGATCTTAAGGAGGTGTTCTCTtttctagataaaagatcaatctagaccgctgtctccctcaaaagtcctatttttacgtttacgaggtgtaatttgcatttttcggcagcatgtagcttaGGATGGCTCTTATTTACTCTAAACAAAagtttttgtcaaaatttctttCAAGTTATATGCTTCTCTGTGTCTTGGTAGACTTGAAGAAAAGAAACGGAATTTAAATCTGAGAATATCAGTATATCATTATATGCATAACAAatcgaatgaaatgaaaaacaAGGTTCGATGGAGCTCATCAACATCTTTTATCAATAAACATTAGCGTGTATTttttgcacccttgcaatcctggaaaggagAACACTCCCTTAAGAGAACTTGGTTGCTCACTATAGTATTTGCTTCTTAAAAATGAATAACTCTCCACTCAGCAATGCTTCAATTATTTTGTGTTGCTGCTCTGCGCTGTAAATATTTCATAGACGTTCGTACGTGTTCTTTCAGGCGATGTCCGAGCCGACGTTTTGGTTCACTGCGGTGATTTCATGTATCATACTGGTAATACCTGTGCTGTCGTGGAGATTCTTCTTCATAGATGTTAGGCCAACTTTGTCCGATAGGGTTAGGCTAAAGCAAAGGCTGGCACAGCTACGTTCCCGCCAGAGTCAGGACATACTTCGTACACCATCGACGAGGCGAACAAGGCGGTCTCTTCGTTCAGGATACGCGTTCGCGCATCAAGAAGGTTTCGGTAGACTCATCACGTCTGGAAAGATCATGCGAAAATTACCGAACGGTTCGGACTTTAAGTTCGCTATGCCGTTCACGAACAATACCAGCAAACAAGTTAGTGTCGCCACCACGTCACCAAAGGACAATGCATCCAAAAATTCGCACACACTGGATACTATTAATCTATAATCTGGGCATTAAGTTATAAGTCTTTCCACGATCCGTTCAGCTCCGGATAAATGATTCTCGGCGAACCACGTAAGCAATTACGCAACAAAGCTATCGAATCATTTGCAAACGAATTTCTCCGGTTATTCTTTGTCCGATTAGGCAATTAATTTCATTGTACGTGCAATCCGTTCTCACGTTCTACACACGATACGCCAACTCTTTGTACTTGTGTCGCAATAAGTGGAAAAACTATTCGCTGGCTTATTAGGCTCGGTCGTTCTCGTGTTGATGCTTACAAAAACTTCAGTAATCGAATTTCATAAGACAATAAAGTATTAATGGTTTACGTAAGAAATTCTACACGTCTAGTAACAACTTGAAAgtactatttctttttttctttcactGAAAATTACTGTTGTTTGGAGGTCATTCGactaaaatgcattttttacggAATCCGTTGATATTCTAGACTCTGCGAGATTCCATTTTATGTTGCCAATTTATTTGTAAATGTACATGGAATTTACCAATTTATCAGACAGCACAAGACCGGTTccattttttcatttgtttttgaaAGTGGTCGTACACCAGTATACTTTCGGTTTAATTTGTCAAGTAAAATTTACGTCAATCGAAAAGAGTCTGGAATGAAAACGATCTCGAATTTGAAGGCATTATTGAATTGTTAATAGTGACCTCCGACAGACTCTCAAATAGAGCACACGAAGAAAAATGCACAGGCTGATTTATGATTATACATTTTTCCTTCGGAAATAACCTGAACTACACATGAATACTTTTTTCAagactttcttcttctttctttctctcatcTCTAGAAATTTGTGAACGAAGAGTCCTTCCATGATGGCGATCAGTATAGTCAACAAGATGAAATTAATCACGTACACTtccgtccataaatcaccggacacttacttatcttcCAGCTTGATTCGATTGTTTCcttttgattagatgtagctgttatacgataatatttgattgcaaaattaaatatatgtgTATACTATTCGAATAAATGTTGaattataagaataataattaaaattcagaAAGTATAGGACattttggtcagatttgattCACATGTTCTCTACATTGGAAAAAATTAggaagtaccatttttattttgtaatatagGTCCTTTGataacaaaaaatcgtctgcatccaaatttgaataaatgtccGGCGAATTATGGATGGGAGGTACGATTTTTTCTTCTACCATGATtaataggctgcggattttatgcatttatgagaaaaatgagtaggcgatATACAGAAGAGTAAAACcatcagaagaatttaagacgATCATTACGTTGTTTTGGACACACTCaaattattacattttaattacgcgtgcaatatttacaatatcaaaactttaaatttagtgtttcaagggTAAACAAAAAGGTGTCGACCGCACTAgcagatatttattttattggttaaaaaatttatttatgttagaGTTGATGTGATACAGTTTGATGAGTCTTGTATTTCGTGCAATTAacacagacaattttcatttcacatacagatctgcagtctaatgattacattCCCGAAAGACAAGGTTTCCGACGAGCTAATAGAGAATTCTAAGTAACCAAAGGTGAAGTCAATTTTGCGAAATCTATTTCCGTAGAATTCCATTTGTTTTGTTATTAGATCAGTTCCTCCTTTAGTTGCGATTTATTTACCATTCAAGCCGAAATAGGAATTGCATAATGAATGATCTGCTTGTACAGGACAGCCAACGATTTCATCAGACTACACGCCATTCCTAACAAAATTATTTCGACTTTTCTTCTATTAAAATAACATCTAATGAAACatctataatatattatttcagcCATTAATTTCAGTTAATCGATTGCTACTTTGTTAAAGAAGTGACACCTACAGCGGCAATGAATCGACCTCGTATATCGTAATGtatatttgtgtgtgtgtgtgcgcacACACTTATCAGAAAATCAAAAATACGTAGATTCTTCAATattctttcgtttcttttcctTAATATTTGTATAGTCGTGAAATCTCGTTTGATTTACGAGTCAATTTCCTGTTGATGCGAATAGACGACTCCAATTTCAAAGAA
Protein-coding sequences here:
- the Atp8b gene encoding ATPase phospholipid transporting 8B isoform X4, whose protein sequence is MIREDEEGEGSRWKYVRGEAGIVSSARLRCHEEEEVKDCDEADRVSAACTTTKSDAEDSRKGSTATGSLYNDEEGTGTRKKKKKRRKTRNKQQLQLHHLQHDPSAVNQQTVVNLASSSDEVEAVGECSKRDSSSSLGGASRHTFRESLLTVLGKLVIWKGTRYRSATAASSSSSAPQNSPPPTECMGRSTSFFSSETERRIRANNREFNSQFNYANNYIKTSKYSVLSFLPLNLFEQFQRLANFYFLCLLVLQVIPAISSLTPITTAIPLIGVLMLTAIKDAYDDFQRHSSDSQVNNRKSQTLRGTSLREEKWSQVQVGDVIRMENDQFVAADVLLLSTSEPNGLCYIETAELDGETNLKCRQCLPETAEMMDNHELIGQFDGEIVCETPNNLLNKFDGTLTWRTRKYALDNDKIILRGCVLRNTQWCYGVVIFAGKDTKLMQNSGKTKFKRTSIDRLLNLLIIGIVFFLLSMCLFCMIGCGIWESLVGRYFQVYLPWDSLVPTEPMGGATVIALLVFFSYAIVLNTVVPISLYVSVEVIRFVQSFLINWDEEMYYAPTNTHAKARTTTLNEELGQIEYIFSDKTGTLTQNIMTFNKCSVAGKCYGDVIDEVTGEVVDLNETLPPLDFSFNKDYEPEFKFYDTALLEAVKRNNEDVHSFFRLLALCHTVMPEEKNGKLEYQAQSPDEAALVSAARNFGFVFKERSPNSITIEVMGNREVYELLCILDFNNVRKRMSVILRRDGHLRLYCKGADNVIYERLKKGSDDIMAKTLDHLNKFAGEGLRTLCLSVRDLDEQFFNDWKQRHQEAALSQENRDDKLDAIYEEIEKDMTLLGATAIEDKLQDGVPQTIANLGLAGIKIWVLTGDKQETAINIGYSCQLLTDDLTDVFIVDATTYDGVENQLTRYLETIKTTSSHQNRPTLSVVTFRWDKESSDTEYNPSRDEQDEHEMEQATGFAVVINGHSLVHALHPQLEQLFLDVSSQCKAVICCRVTPLQKAMVVELIKKNKNAVTLAIGDGANDVSMIKTAHIGVGISGQEGLQAVLASDYSIGQFRFLERLLLVHGRWSYYRMSKFLRYFFYKNFAFTLCHIWFAFFCGFSAQTVFDPMYISVYNLFYTSLPVMAVGIFDQDVNDKNSLLYPKLYAPGLQNLLFNKKEFCWSAIHGFFASCVLFLVPYGTYKDGVSPKGYVLSDHMLLGSVVATILVIVVTVQIALDTSYWTIVNHIMVWGSLIWYFILDYFYNFVIGGSYVGSLTMAMSEPTFWFTAVISCIILVIPVLSWRFFFIDVRPTLSDRVRLKQRLAQLRSRQSQDILRTPSTRRTRRSLRSGYAFAHQEGFGRLITSGKIMRKLPNGSDFKFAMPFTNNTSKQVSVATTSPKDNASKNSHTLDTINL